ATCCGCATCACTCACGTCGTGGTGTTCATGTGAACAGCGTCAGCCAGCAATAAGCCAGTGTTCTAATGTATACCTGGAATCTCTGTACTGTATACACTCCGTGAATAGTGTAGGAGAATGACATTGAAGAGAAGAGATTGTTaaaggttttttgtttgtttttttgcacaaaaaaaatattcttgttgctttataacattaatgttgaacatctgtagtcacatggactattttaacattgTCTTTACTTGAAAGTTACAATGATGCCTGTGGCTGGTTCAGAAACCTCTcggaattaataaaaaatatcttaatttgtgttccgatgatgaacaaaagtcttacgggtttggaacaacataaagatgagtaattaatgactgaaCTTTCATTTtgtggtgaactaaccctttaaatacaaGGAACAGAATGACTAGCCTAATCAAATTAGTAACCAATGTAACTAACAATGAAACTGACAGGCAGGGAGAAagcaaagaaagaaaacaaactCAAACTCACTCTCAACTGTGGTACTGGGCTGtcacattattaaaaaaatttgtttaaattaaatggaaaaaacatatgttttaattatactatgtatataattttttcaatttttttagtaTGTACAAATTTGTAACATATGCACAAACTATATGCAAATTCTGTATTTGTTTGTATTAAATAGAAGATGCTCTGTGAAACAGCCATTTTAGTAATATTAATGATGAGTGTTAAATATTATCTGGTATCTTGTATAATACGAGTATGAAGGAAAACATCTCTGGTTTGGTGTTGATAAAATGGAAACACTTCTCAGTACTACTGTATATTTCTGAAGCACTATTTTTGGCATGAGTATATttttgtgtatgtgtaatgCTGTAACTGTACTGAACTTACTGATATAATGTTGCTGTTGCTGTGATAGTCTCTGTATCCAATGCTGTACCTATAATGTTAACTAATCTTCTTCCCCAAGGAATTTCTTAGTAAGGAAGAATATAAGTTAATGGAGTACGATCTCAGCATCACAGATCTGGAACTTAAAGATGTGACTGCTTCTTGGGATGAGGTacagttaatatttttttggatTAAGCACACCTCTTCTTCTAAAAGCTGGATTTAATTTTTCTAGCAATAGACCCATGTAACCCATGAAGCGTAAGGTCTATGATTAACTTTAAATTACTTGAACCAAATTAGGTGATGTTCTAAATTGAAACAAATAACTTTGCGATTCCATTTCAACACTCAGAGAGAAAAGAATAAGACGAAGATTCAATAACTGTCTGAATGCATtcaatgtgtatgtgtatatgctGTGTTTCTTCAGGGTCCTGGTGAACTTCTAGAAAGAATAAAACAGCAGAATAAAGCAAATGGCCATCAAAATGGAGATGCAGGCCTCTTCTTCACCAACCTATATGTGACTCCTGTACTGAAGGACATCAGCTTGTACCTGAAGAAAGGAGAGATGTTGGCTGTTACTGGTTCTATGGGATCTGGGAAGGTATATGTGGTTGCCATTTTTATGTCATTCAAACTAATcctaaaacacaacacaacgtgtgtgtgtgtgtgtgtgtgtgtgtgtgtgtgtgtgtgtgtgtgtgtgtgtgtgtgtgtgtgtgtgtgtgtgtgtgtgtgtatgtgtgtgtgtgtttatatatgtagGACTGTAGGACACGAGACTAAGCAATTCTAACAAATAATTCACAATTCTAACAATTATAGTGAATAAATGAAAGGCCACTACAGTGTTTTAAACCTTTAATAAGCTTAAATATAagctataatataatataaaaggaTAAGTAAAGCTAGCTGGTTTTAGAGAAAACAAACATTTGCTAAAAGGAAACGTCAAGGTTGTCATTGTTCAGGCataatatctatatttatagAGCTCATTGTTGATGACCATCCTCGGGGAGCTGGTTCCCTCCTCTGGGAAGATCCGACACAGCGGCCGAATCTCCTACTCCTCCCAAACAGCCTGGATCATGCCTGGAACCATCCGAGACAACATCCTTTTTGGCCTGACCTGTGATGAGTATCGTTACAAGAGCGTGGTCAAAGCATGCCAGCTCGAAGAGGTACTGACACACTGATGCTCttcagtccactctttgtgtctgtcatttCCTTAGTCTTATTCCCATCTCCAATTCCTGTCCCTCGCTCTCATTTATATTTCAATTCCTCTGTCTACAGTATATTGCCTGACGTCACTCATCTCTTTGCTCAACCTAACAAGTCCTCCTCTTAGTGCTGTCTCAAGTTCCTGCTTTGCTTCTGTTTCtgtcccccctctctctctgtgtggaatgttcaccTGGCAGTGGAACTGAGAACCTTTGTTAGATGTAGAACTGTGTCATATTACCCCTCTCATAATTTTCACCCTCAATCTGTTGATGCCAAATCAGCCAATAGTGTGCAACTATCAACAGCCAAAGTGTTGAATGACAGGGTCCTTGTTTAACCGAGTCTTACATGAAAGAACGGTCAGAAGTGAGATCTGATGAGAATACATTCATGTCCAAGCATTAGGCTGCAGTGTGAGCAGTATCCGTGCTAATGGATGATATTTGGCTAGTGATTTGATTTTCATAcgatgcaaaaataaataaatacaaatcttaaaacaaacaaatttatACGTTTGTAGAGAATATATTGAAGCATTTTTCCACCAAATTGGCTAAACCAAAAAGCATAAAGCTTACAAAACTGAGTAGGGTTAAAgttgaaaacaagaaaaaaatactttgcTATTTGGACTAAGAAAAATACAACTTCTGATGTTCAATCCCAGTTTAATGGCGTAGTTTGTTTCAAAATGATGTTCAGACAGTCTGTCAGTCCCCAATTTTCCCATAGGGACAAATTTAACATGTTTCTTCCCAAACAAAGCATGTTTTGCAGCAAATGGTGATTAAGCACAATTTATGACTGTTTGTTACGAAACATCCAGACTCTAACAACAGAAGATCCTCACAGCAGTGTGAGGTGGCTATTGTCATCACAATGGTTGGCAAGGCCATAACAACAGAGTGTGAGAAGTTAGCCGTTTGTGTGCTAACTAGCAAGATGCTGCAaagtattgttattttttattgtacatAATGATTCTTTATTTAGTGTATGCTGACAGATCAAGATGCAGACATTTATGCTTCCGCAGCATACTTAATCTTCTGAGTCACACACTCAGCTCTCAATGCAAACGGCAAGACTAGCAGGATCTTATAAATGGATTTGTGGagtctttaaaatgtaaagtggaCACGCCCAAGTTTAGTGGGCTTGCGTTATCCATACATTTCCTTTGTGGCACTGATATAGCATTTCACTCTGTTGTCTGGGCAATAAACCCCAGCATTGCTCCAGTGCTCCACACTGATTTGTTTGTGTACTGTTTTAGAGTCTTTTTCACTGCATCActtcatttaattattattttcaatgcTCCTAAAATGGACAAACAGAGTTGATGAAAAGGTAAGAACCTCCTACTTGAGAATCATTCATCCTTCAAGTTGCATGTGGACTAATAAAACAACCTTAAACCAGCCTAACATTGTCAAGCTGGTCTGGGGTTTTGGCAGCTAGCCAACTGACAAAACTAGCTGAAGAATACATGAAACCATCTTCGGCTggtttaaggtttttttttaagcatGAGCTTTCCCATTCAATTATGTCACAAATGTTTTAAAGCACCAAACATCAAACATGCACAGTTTGCCTACTATTTCTGCTGTGAGTGGTATgttgttctgtgtgtttgtgtgtgtggttcagatAAACCCTACATTATGAAGACAAAATATCCCCAAAAAGATGTCAATAACCCAAATGCTTGTCTGTATGGAGACatgttttggtccccatgaggaaaacagcttataaatcagacaaaattcttttttttaatgtaaaaatgcagaaagttttctgtgaatggtaggtttaggggtagggttaagGCCAATTTATATTTCTACGTCAAGTGTTTGCCGTTGCTACGTCATAGGCTGCATGTTGACGACGTACCCTGACGTGCACCTCACCAAAAAAGGTAACAACTCGTCAATTCTATGCAGACCCCAAGCGCTATGAATGATCTGCCAGAACCCCTCCCTCAGTGGTACACATGCCCCACCTTCTGCATTTTTAACTTCCCGTCAATGCGGACAaggacgcagaagtataaatgaaaATTGACGCATAGCCCATGGCATAGAGGCTACGGTGGAAATTccacataaaacatgaaaacacatcgtgtgtgtgtgtgtacttaagTGTCATGTAAAATAGCATGTGGTATTTTCCCAAAATTTCTCACAATGTCttactttttttattgttaGGATCTGGCTGCTCTTCCTGAGAAGGATAAGACACCTATGGCTGAGGGGGGTTTAAACTTGAGTGGGGGTCAGAAGGCACGTGTAGCTCTGGCCAGGTATGCCACACATTTCCTCACCTACACTTGAACATCTCTCAACTCCTCAGATTTATACCAGCACCTGTAGTTTAATACATGCTAGAGTCCTCACCTGCCCCATGGCTGTTCTTTCCCACAGAACTTTAGGggaaaatgtaattcattatgCGTATGGCATTTTAATAACTGCCACATTGTTTCATTACGTCAGGAAGGTTGTGCTTGGATCGCTCTTAGATTTAAATCTTACAATTGATCATTACAATCTTGCAGCCATAAAATAAGAGTTTGacaacctttttattttttgtttgtatgaAAGCTTGGCCTGGGTGACTTTTTTGTCTTGTATGTCTTAGTTATTTTTATTCTGTGAGTTTACacaaattaatgtaatatacttcatttatatttatatgctcaaatatataattatatatttagtatAATTTAGTATAAGTGTAATTATTATCTGCACAGGGCTGTTTACAGAGATGCTGATGTTTACCTGCTTGACGCACCATTTACTCACCTGGATATTGCCACAGAAAAAGAAATATTTGACAAGTATGTATTTCACCCATTCTCTTTGGCATGATAGCAATTATGCTCTTCAGGATTCCGCTTGGATTcttttgaataaattatttCTTTTATGAAATAGTATATAATGTAGCATTTTGACTTTCATTACCTCTGTTTGCTTTTTGCCTGTTTTCTGACATGGTAGACTTGGgatctaaaataaataaaagctaatttgCTATTAAGtgcataaaacaaaacaagcatctttttttaaatgtctagcTAAAGTTAATAGAGTTCAACAGTTGTTGGATTCCTCGGGAAACATCCCAGTAATTTTCTCCATAGGGAattgattttaataatttttaatttgatAAATAACAATTAACCTTTAAAAGGCAGACCTACTGTAAGCTTCGAGGTTGTTAATCAAAGGTATATGCTTTTGTTGAAGGCAcattatttcaatattttttttaataatcatgTTTAACACGATTACTAGTGAAAAACTACGTTCTAcaaatgatgtttcttaaaaaactaagttcgggagaagcacgttcaaatgatctactcaaacatgatgtcattccaaccagctgtcaacaatcagtaatcaacatgtctaccaatcagctcaagtggaggatcacataaatacccagtcaactcaccaacgttccttgacaaagtttgcagcgtccctccaccaccccttctacctcacacgcacctggttaactttcctaaccagaaatacggggggagtactctgggttcgggccaaataccgagctcggagccctctcctcggacagcacgccaaatacgcataccatttattctatctgaattatttgtaagtgtgaactcgtgaaactaTGATTCTGCAAAGAATCTCTACTAACTAGAGAATTGAAACAAGAAAATAGTACCAAAATAAGTCTTTAGCCCTTGCTCACTCCCATGAAGCACTGCAAATTACATAATAGATACATCTTTATATTTAtccatcatttttattttgattatgCCTTTAACATTTGCATTCTTGTTCTTTTCCTCATTAAATTTAATAAGTACACAGTCTTATACCTTTGCTTTTTGTCTgattttcaaatacttttttgtttcaAATCAAAGTTTTTAATGGTGTGATTCATCACATAGCTGGTTGCTTTGTTTCATGGCTTAAAACTCtttgattaaaaacaaaacaaaacaaaaaacattttttaaaactccCTATGGAAAAGTGAATGGGAAAAGTACTTCTGTAACCAAGGCCACGAAAAAGTGGGTGGACACTGTTGCCCTCTATACACAAATAGAAAATGAATTGTGACCTTTTACCAACAGACCTTATTCAGAGCAGCGCCATGACTGGTATGAAAGGCGAGGCTGTGAGGGATAAACTTACCTTGTTTTCAATGGCATCCACTGTGAAAAGCTGTATAAAGCTCATAGATCACTTATAATTTTCCATCTTATATTGTCAAAAGTTTTTTGTCTACTGGAAGTTCTTGGAAAGCTCTTTTGCAGTGTTTCATCAGCAGAACGATCCAAAAACACAGTAATAACGGTACAGCCCACTGAAGAGATGCATGTCTATCCCTCACAGCCTCACATTCCTTCCCGTTGAAAATCAAAAATGGCGCTGCTGTGAATGAGGCCAATAGAAGGGACCAGATCTAAAAGAGATGACAAAAGTGAATAATATTGTATAATCAAATTCTTTTTATGTCTTTACCCAGATGTCTATGTAAGCTGATGGCCTCCAAGACACGCATCTTAGTAACAAATAAAATTGAGCATTTTAAACGGGCCGATAAGATCCTACTGCTCCACAATGGTGAAAGTTTTTTCTATGGCACCTTCAATCACCTTCAATCGGAGCGTCCTGATTTTAGCTCTTTGCTTCTGGGTCTGGAGGCCTATGACAGTATCAGTGCAGAGCGCCGCTGCTCTATCCTTACGGAGACTCTCCACCGCGTCTCGGTGGATGAGAGCGCAGGTATGCGACCTGAACGCTCTGCTTATCGCCAGGTGGCTCCATCCATGCCCAAGTACATAGATGAGAGAAAAGCTTCAGTAATCGTCAACCCCCTTGGATCAGCTCGTAAGGCATCTTTTATTCAGGTAGCAGATGAAGAGGTTCGGAGGACATTGCCTGACCGAAAGTTCTCCCTGGTACCCGAGAACGAGCTAGTAGATGAATCCTTCATGGGAAGTGATGTGTACCATAACCACGGAGTACATATGGCTGGTCAGAGGAGGCAGTCGGTGTTAGCTTTCATGACCAATGCCCAAGGTCAGGGCCGTCGTGACCACCTTCAGTCATCTTTCCGCAGACGGCTGTCCGTCGTGCCTCAGAGCGAACTGGCTTCTGAGCTGGACATCTACACTCGCCGCATGTCGGACAGCACGTATGACATCACTGGGGTCCTAGAAGAAGAGAACATTGAGGTGTGGAAAATTCCTGTATCACTgcaacatatttatttatagtaaGACTTTAACATGGTCTGATTCACTTCTCTTTGCAGGCATGTTTAGTTGATGAAATAGATGAAATAGAGGAGGTTTTTGAAACGACAAAGTGGAACACATATGTCCGATATGTGTCAAATAATAAAAGTCTTCTTTATGTTCTGATCTTCATCCTCATTGTTGCTGCAGTTGAGGTAATCTGAATATTTTCTGTCAGTACTGACATGTTATGCATTAAATATGGATACTGTTGACGTGTTTCCTAATATACACTGTTAAAATGTTTGGGGTAATTTCTTATTCTAGCttaaaatattcaaatagaatatttattttaaattgtaatatttcaaaaaaatgctgttgttactgtatttttttattaaaccttGGTGAGCATTTCTTCcagaaacataaaaaatgtaccCCGGACTTTTGAATAGAAGTTTACATCTAGATTTACTAATCTTAATTATTTCTGATGTGTTTTAGGTTGCAGGATCTGTAGCAGGGATCTTTCTGATAACCGAGTAAGTATTTTTCCTTTCCTCATTTGCTAGTTAACTTCACTTCCAGGCAATACTAATCTATTCAAGAATTCATCAGAATTGAATTTGAATCAATCCACAAAATACTgcatttgaacttttttgttgCAGTGACCTTTGGAGAGAAGAGCATCAACGATTTGAGCCAAATATGTCAAAGTACTCCAACATGTCTTCATCTGGAAAAAACTATGCAGTCATTGTGACCCCCACAAGCAGCTATTACATTCTCTACATTTACGTGGCCACGTCAGAGAGCCTCCTCGCAATGGGATTTTTCCGGGGTCTTCCATTTGTGCACACTATGATCACAATCTCCAAGAAACTGCACCAGAAGATGCTGCATGCTGTTCTCAGTGCACCCATGTCTGTCCTCAATACTATGAAGACAGGTCAGTGTTATGTAAGGCTGAAATAAGTATAAATGAGGTCAAGTTTATGTCTTAATACTTTACCGTTTGTATCCCAATATCATTTTTGCAGGCCGAATCATGAATAGGTTCACCAAAGATATGGCCACAATAGATGATATGCTTCCTCTCCTCATGTTTGACTTTGTCCAGGTTTGTGAATTTTTAGTCAAAAGCATTTAATTGATGGGTAGATGGGTTTCTGAAGAGCTACCATTCTGCACAGTTCAGACTAATTCACACACTATCAGTACTATATAGCATACTAGATCACTTTGTCCCAAACCATAACATGCTTAAAAAATTATGAAACACAGTTTTTGATTTTTTGCTTTTCTTTCAACAGTTGACTTTGGTGGTGGTTGGATGTATTCTCGTGGTGTCCATCGTGCGGCCATACATATTCCTTGCGGCTACTCCCCTGGCTATTATTTTCATTGTGTTGAGGAAGTACTTTCTCCGTACAGGTCAACAGCTTAAACAGCTAGAGACAGAAGGTAAGGCAAGATAGTATGTACATTCTTTGCATGCAGTTGTTAGATACTGTAAGTCTTTGCAGTTGGCAAAGGGGTTCCTGATGCAGTGTGCAAGCTGGCGTGTGGCTTATTGCCAAAGACGAGAGGGGCCGTTTGACAGGACCCTGATGGGAGGTTAATGCTAGGTCTGAAAACAGGGGAGGAGCAGAGGATGGATGAGTCAACCAGAATGGGAGAGGATATCTCAGAGGAACTGGCATGGGCGGGAGGTCAGAGCTTGGTCTCTCAACCAATCATCTATGGTCTATTGCCTCTCTGAACAAGACCATTGTCTTGTCAGATCATTGTCAGACCATTTCTGTTGGTCTCTCAGTAACCCAATTGTCGACACTCTTCCCACTGTCAGTCTGTCCAGGGCCACAGAGAAAGCAACTAGGGCTTTCCGTACTTTGTAATAGTAGGCTGGCAAAAACCCGACCAGGGATTTCCTCTGCTGCTATCCTGCTGCTAATTCACTCATCGTCCAAGTGATGAGCAACAAGCCTAATGGCGGGGATCCCAGAAAACTGCGCAACTCTATTGTTTTTCAGACAAGAGGAGCTAAAGGCATTGTCTTGCCTATAGAAAGGGAAAGGAATGCTGCAAGGAAAGCCGTCATGAATGAGAAAAATGTGATGATTTAGTGATATCGTGGGTAGCTGAACTCGTGGATTAGTTCATTTTGTTTATGAGGTCGCCTAGAGGCCAAAGGACAGAGGGCGAGACTTTTATTTCTTCTTTCCTCTTCCTGACGCCTTCTGCTATTGGAAATACAATAAGCGCTTGAGAGTGTCAGTTAAATGAGTAGTTTTcccaaaaaaatcttaaattctCATCTATTCTAAATGGTTAAGCATATAAAGCAGATAAATTAATATGTACCATAAATAATCTCATTAGAAACATACTCACATATCAgtacaaacatatatatatatttttttaactagaaacaaataaaatggGGGTGAAAACACAATATTGAAtacttatatattttaaaggtgcTGTTTGTAAGTTTTTGATTGtagtaaaacataaaaataccataatatatttgcagatatttaggaaacatgctgaGTTCACATACTCGTTTCTCTGAAAACCAATGCTACAGCCAATTATTGTACTTTGAAATGTGGGTGCCTTGtcggaatgtctgtttttgttttgttctgtgcAATAACTCACTTTTCCAATTTACCCAATACTATTTCAACACCACAGGTTGCCAGTTAGAAAATACAGCGTATTGCAAACTGGGTCTGAGATCGCAGATTCTATCCGACGTAAAAAGTTCCGACATTCATCTAAAAATCTCTATGAATGGAAAAGCATTAAAATGCGGAAAAATCAACTCACCAACTTAAAGTGTGTAAGTCTCCTTGCCTTGCATTGTTAATTGCGCTCGTTCCTGTTGCGTGTCCTCAAACTGGCGACCCGCATGAGTGCGAGACTGAGGAGGGAGGGGCGGGGCAAACAATATTTTGATTTGGAATGCTGCACCGCTAGCTGTCattcttacatacagcacctttaaaatatatatatatatatttttaatgatatttaatAAACAAGGAACAATAACGAGAAATAAGTAATgaaattaataataacaataacttTATCTCGGAAGTAATCCAGTGATCGAGGGGATTCCTGCTGAACTAAGCTCCATGGCAGTTGGAGCCTGGTACATAGACTCTGCTTTACCAGTCGTGATGTGACAAGACTCTGCTGTGCTGCCCATGACTTGACTCTGGGATTTCGGCCATTGCGTGACGAGACTCTGCTGTGCTGCCCATGACGTGACTCTGGGATGCCGGCCATGACGTGACGAGACTCTGCTGTGCTGCCCATGACGTGACTGGGATGCCGGCCATGACGTGACGAGACTCTGCTGTGGTGCCCATGACGTGACTCTGGGATTTCGGCCATGACGTGACGAGACTCTGCTGTGCTGCCCATGACGTGACTCTGAGATGCCGGCCATGACGTGACGAGACTCTGCCGTGCTGCCCATGACGTGACTCTGGGATTTCGGCCATGACGTGACGAGACTCTGCTGTGCTGCCCATGACGTGACTGGGATGCCGGCCATGACGTGACGAGACTCTGCTGTGCTGCCCATGACGTGACTCTGGGATGTCGGCCATGACGTGACGAGACTCTGCTGTGCTGCCCATGACGTGACTCTGGGATGTCGGCCATGACGTGACGAGACTCTGCCGTGCTGCCCATGACGTGACTCTGGGATGTCGGCCATGACGTGACGAGACTCTGCCGTGCTGCCCATGACGTGACTCTGGGATGTCGGCCATGACGTGACGAGACTCTGCTGTGCTGCCCATGACGTGACTCTGGGATTTCGGCCATAGCGTGACGAGACTCTGCCGTGCTGCCCATGACGTGACTCTGGGATGCCAGCCATGACGTGACGAGACTCTGCCGTGCTGCCCATGACGTGACTCTGAGATGCCGGCCATGACGTGACGAGACTCTGCCGTGCTGCCCATGACGTGACTCTGGGATGTCGGCCATGACGTGACGAGACTCTGCTGTGCTGCCCATGACGTGACTCTGAGATGCCGGCCATGACGTGACGAGACTCTGCCGTGCTGCCCATGACGTGACTCTGGGATGTCGGCCATGACGTGACGAGACTCTGCTGTGCTGCCCATGACGTGACTCTGGGATGTCGGCCATGACGTGACGAGACTCTGCTGTGCTGCCCATGACGTGACTCTGGGATTGCCGGCCATGACGTGCCTCTGGCATGCTGCCCATGACGTTACAAAAAGTCATCATAAATATGGCCCATAGTACAAAATTAGGTTTGATTTGAGTGTTACAGAGGAGGACAAGATTTACACCGAATGACTTGCTGTGCACTGAGCGACACATCATATTACTTCTGAAGACTTTACattaaatgaatatatattgttgacgtgttttttttctcctctcATCACAGCTCGGAGCCCCATTTTCTCCCACCTCATCATCTCACTGAAGGGTTTATGGACAATCAGGGCCTTTGAGCGGCAGGCTTACTTTGAGAACCGGTTCCACAAGACCCTCAACACCCATACCGCCACCTGGTTCCTCTACCTGTCGACCCTACGGTGGTTTCTCTTCCGCGCCGACAtcatctttgtgttttttttcactTTGGCCGCCTGGATTGCGGTAGGAACCAACCGTAAGAGCGCTCTTCCATCTATCTAGACAAGATATGTGAGAGTTAACCATAGAGTCAGTGAGCAGTAGAGTGAGCGGATACAACTGTTTATTTGATGGTTCTCTGTTGGTCCAAAAAGCCAATGAATGCTTGATTTAGTAGGTTTTACAGACAATTGGTTGTATAAAGAGATAATTGTGAACAGTGCTTGGAAAATGCCTTTGAAGTGTAGAAGTGAGGTCATTGTGAGCCCCCTTGTACTTGATGTTTATACTTGCTTGTTGGTGCATGTTAATGCATGTGCGTTATTCCACAGAGGATAAACCGGGTGAGATTGGTATCATCATATGCCTGGCAATGCTCATTCTAGGCACTTTCCAGTGGTGTGTCGCCACCAGCATTGCGGTAGATGGAATGGTACGTGCATTCATTTTTTCCTCCATGAAAAAAGCATGTTTTTCAGTTGTTCTAGACTGAAGAAATGGTCCTGTTCTGTAATGCTGTAAGGTGCAGGACAATTTGTTTTCCCTCACTATGGCCCTATCAGGAGAATAGTTACCATCATActgatacatatatatacagtagTGAGTAGTGGCTCTTTGTTTTTGCCACATGGTGTAACTGTTTGCACACCCATACTGCTTTTCCAAGCACACGCAAACAAAGAGGATAAGCATCATTTAAAGGCTAAACAAACCACATGCAGCTTGGACCTTGATGGACCTGATTAATCTTCATAGCTCTTCTAATCCTTCTTCCTCCAGATGCGTTCTGTTGACCGGGTGTTCAAGTTCATCGACCTACCGTCCGAGACACCCAGACCAGGCAAAAGCAAAGGCACTGATCTGATTATCGAGAACACCGATGCACAGGCTGACTCAAGCTGGCCTAACTGCGGTCAGATCGATGTGCGGAATGTaatagtcaaatacacagaagcAGGTCACGCTGTCCTTAAGAACCTCTCCTTCACTGTGGAGGGTGGACAGAGGGTACGTACATGCAATTCCCAAATTTAAACTCCTCTTTAAAtgttacaacaacaaaaaaaatgctaaCAATCTAAGTTGACTTCAAACATTGCATTTTGTAACAATGGGCTTGAATTTTGGAGTGGGGTCTAAAAGTCAAAAATTACTAGTAAAAATGCTTGATGTTTTGTATTTAGTCTAATTTAacgtattttttaaatgttcaatatattatcagcatcacATCTGAGCTTATGTATAAAGGAGTTCAAAATTTCAGTGGCCTATAAATAATCtagaatttgattttttttgtctaaatctatattttgaatataaaaaaagatattaaattgtatttttaaatcCCAGATTTTCAGTTAAAAGACTTTTGGATTGTACTGCCTTGCAAAGGCGAAATGTGGTAATTACACCAATGTGGGAGCTGAGAAAATGGAATTTGGTTTTGGTGcatctttttttccaaatctgAGCACAGTTGAGCCAGGTCACAGGACTTAATTTGGATCATAATTCTGTTTTGACAAATTTACTACATTTTGACTTA
The nucleotide sequence above comes from Pseudorasbora parva isolate DD20220531a chromosome 16, ASM2467924v1, whole genome shotgun sequence. Encoded proteins:
- the cftr gene encoding cystic fibrosis transmembrane conductance regulator, which produces MQRSPVEDASCLSRYFFWWTNPIMRKGFKEKLRTSDVYQAPSQDAADILAERLEKEWDREVASGKKKPSLLRALARCFIRPFLLFGFLLYIGEATKTVQPQLLGRIIASFDPAHEPERANGYFLAFGLGLLFTARFLLLQPAMFGLHRLGMQIRIALFSIIYKKTLKLSSRVLDKISTGQLVSLMSANLGKFDQSLGMAHFVWISPLQCILCTGLIWELIDVNSFCALAAISLLGVLQAFLSHKMGPYKAQKVILTNKRLALTSEIMENLHSVKAYGWEEIMETLIKNIRQDEVKLTRKIGSLRYFYSSAYFFSAIFVIVAAVVPHALSRGINLRRIFTTLSYCMVLRMTVTRQLPGSIQMWYDTMRLIWKIEEFLSKEEYKLMEYDLSITDLELKDVTASWDEGPGELLERIKQQNKANGHQNGDAGLFFTNLYVTPVLKDISLYLKKGEMLAVTGSMGSGKSSLLMTILGELVPSSGKIRHSGRISYSSQTAWIMPGTIRDNILFGLTCDEYRYKSVVKACQLEEDLAALPEKDKTPMAEGGLNLSGGQKARVALARAVYRDADVYLLDAPFTHLDIATEKEIFDKCLCKLMASKTRILVTNKIEHFKRADKILLLHNGESFFYGTFNHLQSERPDFSSLLLGLEAYDSISAERRCSILTETLHRVSVDESAGMRPERSAYRQVAPSMPKYIDERKASVIVNPLGSARKASFIQVADEEVRRTLPDRKFSLVPENELVDESFMGSDVYHNHGVHMAGQRRQSVLAFMTNAQGQGRRDHLQSSFRRRLSVVPQSELASELDIYTRRMSDSTYDITGVLEEENIEACLVDEIDEIEEVFETTKWNTYVRYVSNNKSLLYVLIFILIVAAVEVAGSVAGIFLITDDLWREEHQRFEPNMSKYSNMSSSGKNYAVIVTPTSSYYILYIYVATSESLLAMGFFRGLPFVHTMITISKKLHQKMLHAVLSAPMSVLNTMKTGRIMNRFTKDMATIDDMLPLLMFDFVQLTLVVVGCILVVSIVRPYIFLAATPLAIIFIVLRKYFLRTGQQLKQLETEARSPIFSHLIISLKGLWTIRAFERQAYFENRFHKTLNTHTATWFLYLSTLRWFLFRADIIFVFFFTLAAWIAVGTNQDKPGEIGIIICLAMLILGTFQWCVATSIAVDGMMRSVDRVFKFIDLPSETPRPGKSKGTDLIIENTDAQADSSWPNCGQIDVRNVIVKYTEAGHAVLKNLSFTVEGGQRVGILGRTGSGKSSLFNALLKLVYTDGDISIDGVNCNKMPLQKWRKAFGVVPQKVFIFTGPFRMNLDPYGCHSDEELWRVTEEVGLKTLIEQFPDKLDFQLEYGGYVLSNGHKQLICLARSILSRARILLLDEPSAHLDPITIKVLKKTLRQSFSTCTILLSEHKVEPLLECQSFLMMDKGQVKTYDSIQKLLNETSHLKQAISPAERLKLFPRRNSSMRTPQSKLSSVTQTLQEEAEDNIQDTRL